A region from the Aegilops tauschii subsp. strangulata cultivar AL8/78 chromosome 5, Aet v6.0, whole genome shotgun sequence genome encodes:
- the LOC109736070 gene encoding probable UDP-arabinose 4-epimerase 1: MLPTGRSRPQPRPAPRSWSFSDMDLSDPKRNSRYLSKIIMVALLTAMCVVMLTQPPCHRKAPSVFSIHELGVTHVLVTGGAGYIGSHAALRLLKDSFRVTIVDNLSRGNIGAVKVLQNLFPDPGRLQFIHADLGDPIAVNRIFAENAFDAVMHFAAVAYVGESTLEPLRYYHNITANTLVVLEAMATHNVKTLIYSSTCATYGEPEKMPITEETPQFPINPYGKAKKMAEDIILDFSKSRKSDMSVMILRYFNVIGSDPEGRLGEAPPPELREHGRISGACFDAALGIIPGLKVKGTDYETADGTCVRDYIDVTDLVDAHVKALNKAERGKVGIYNVGTGRGRSVKEFVEACKKATGVDIKVDYFPRRPGDYAEVYSNPARINRELNWTAQHTELQESLRVAWTWQKKHRSGYADSGRYIF; encoded by the exons ATGCTGCCCACCGGCAGGAGCAGGCCTCAGCCCAGGCCTGCGCCCAGATCTTGGTCCTTCTCAG ACATGGACCTCTCTGATCCGAAGCGCAACTCCAGATACCTCAGCAAGATCATCATGGTCGCGCTCCTCACGGCCATGTGCGTCGTCATGCTCACCCAGCCGCCCTGCCATAGGAAGGCTCCCAGCGTG TTCTCCATCCATGAACTCGGAGTAACGCATGTGTTGGTGACGGGTGGCGCTGGCTACATAGGATCGCACGCAGCTCTTCGACTGCTCAAAGACTCCTTCAGAGTCACCATTGTG GATAATCTTTCAAGAGGAAATATTGGGGCGGTCAAGGTTCTTCAGAACTTGTTTCCTGAtcctggacgattgcagttcatACATGCTGATTTAGGCGATCCAATAGCT GTTAACAGAATATTCGCAGAAAATGCATTTGATGCCGTCATGCACTTCGCTGCCGTAGCGTATGTGGGTGAGAGCACGCTTGAGCCTCTGAG GTACTATCATAACATCACTGCAAACACTTTGGTTGTGCTAGAAGCCATGGCGACGCACAATGTTAAAACCCTGATCTACTCTAGCACATGTGCCACCTACGGGGAACCCGAGAAGATGCCTATCACTGAAGAAACTCCCCAG TTTCCTATAAACCCATATGGCAAGGCCAAGAAAATGGCAGAGGATATCATTTTGGACTTCTCCAAGTCGAGGAAATCAGACATGTCGGTGATGATCCTGAG ATACTTCAACGTCATCGGCTCTGACCCTGAAGGAAGGCTGGGTGAGGCTCCACCACCCGAACTGCGTGAGCATGGCCGTATATCCGGTGCATGCTTCGACGCGGCACTGGGAATAATCCCGGGTTTGAAG GTCAAAGGTACCGACTACGAAACGGCCGATGGGACTTGCGTGAGAGATTACATCGATGTCACCGACCTGGTCGATGCCCACGTGAAAGCGCTCAACAAGGCGGAGAGAGGCAAAGTTGGCATATACAATGTTGGCACCGGAAGAG GGAGGTCAGTGAAGGAGTTTGTGGAGGCTTGCAAGAAGGCGACCGGAGTCGACATCAAGGTCGACTACTTCCCTCGCCGCCCGGGTGACTACGCGGAAGTGTACAGCAACCCTGCAAGGATCAACCGCGAGCTGAACTGGACAGCCCAGCACACCGAACTCCAGGAGAGCCTCAGGGTGGCGTGGACATGGCAGAAGAAGCACCGGAGTGGCTATGCAGACTCGGGTCGATATATTTTTTGA